The DNA region TAGAAGATTTAACGCTAGATGATCACCATACCTTATAGACATCTCCAAAACCTCCTTCTCCGAGTTTGCTTTTCTCGTTGAAATTATTGGTTGCAGCCTTAAGATCGTGATAGTAGAAACTTGTTGGACCTTGTAATTCTGTTGCTCCAAGTATATCTCCTAAATGAAAATACAATCAGACAAGGAAATGCAGAAGCAAAATAGTTGTTGATCATTTCATGACAACGACATGAATATCTGACAACACATCTCATCATTCGAACATTAGCCAAGAATAATAACATTATTTTAGTTTGATTAATGCTTCATAACATTTACCTCTCCGAGGCCTCAGGTTTCTAGACCACCGGATCAATAAGAAAGTCAATAGCCCAATAAAAATAAGGAAGGCTACACCTCCCATAATGCCTGCTATGATGGCTCCTTTCCGACTTGATTTTTTCCCTGCAAGCAATCATGCATTGAGAGTTCTGAACTGAAAACAAAATCATTGGCTCCATTTGGGGAACTTCTCATTACTTTCTATCTGAATCCTTGGTACAAACTAACTTCAAACAAAACCGCTCCCTTAAGCAAATAAACTGATCATAATTTGCTGAAAAATTAGAACAAACCATAAATCTCTCCTGACAATAATTAGATTTCCTGAATGTACAAATGTTCGCCCTTTAACAGTTCCTTTCTTGCTTGATTATATTTCACTGCAAGCGAATCATGCACTGGGAACTCTGAACTGAAAATAAACCTTGAACTGGAGATGTAGTATCCCCTCGGCTCTGTTATTGTGAAACTTATTGTTACTTTCTATCTGAATCCGCAATACAAGCTAAGTTCAAGGAAAACAACTCCCTGAAGCGAATGAATTGATTATAACTTTTTGGAAGGTTAAAAGACACCAAAAATCGTTTGAAACATTCCATTTCCTGAACTGTATGAAGGTATCAATTAGTTTATACTTTTACTCTGAGATGAAATAACTCCATAAAGAAAGCAATACAGTTTTTTTCTAGAGGTGTTTTGCTGAATTTTAATGACAGAATAGACTAAAGAACTAAGACAGAATAACAAATTTTAAACAAGAATGTAAGGGCATCCTTTGTTACTTGCCAAACTTTGCCACATCACACCTTAAGCACGCCATAATTTCTTAGGAGTATTTCTGGTTTATTCCACAATGGTGGTGGCTCACTAGACTTTCTTAGCTCTATATATATTCGACATGTCAACTTAGTGTCATTTTATTGCGAAACTTCACCACAAGTTTGGTGGCTGATTTGTCCGCTGCACTTTCTCTAACTGTAGTTGTGGCTAAGTTCCTAAGTCAGATGCCAACCGAGTGCGCCCTGAATTCGCAATGAACCATTAGGAACATTGAGGCCAAAAGGGAAAAGCTAGAGGCCACATCAGTGAATTGGAGGGTCTCCTGAACTGATTATTGCGGTGCCGGCATCATCACGCTAGAGActttgacggcggcggcggtatgAGATACAGTGGTGGTGTGAGTGTGGTAGGGGACAATGACGTCATCGGCTAGGATGGAAGGCTGGAAGCTTAAGTAGAGAGAAAAAGAGCAACATATGAATATGACGAGCACTGTTCCACCATTTGGGGGAAGGGTTCCCTTTACCAAGCAATGTTTTTCTTTCTGATTTAgacatactccctccattttaaTTTATATGTCGTTTTAAGTTTTTATATAGTTTTTATTACTTATTTAGATATGGTGTATATTTATATGCATAGTAAaaactatatatctagaaatatcaaaacctataacttagAACGAAGGGAGTAGATTTTAATGTATTTGAATTGCGTAACGGCGGTGTAGTTTGTCAAACCTGTGAATCAAGAGTTTGAGTCAGGGGCGAAGCTGAAGCTGTCGGGGTCGCCGGACCCCAATAAAATTTGTCGAATTCAGTGGAAAGATATTGTTTAACACTGTTCATCTATGCATTTGATCCTGTAATTGATGGAACCGACCCGATGGTTTCATTTTCTAGCTTCGCCCTTGTTTTGAGTGGCTCGTTGTTCGATCCCGTCTTTAATAAGTAAGCATGGAAGTGGTTAAACAAGCTAGAAAAACACACAAATACATGATACGTAGGTAGCAGATCCTCGGACGTACGTAAAATCATTGGTGACTTCGTCACTTGCGTGTGGGCCTATCCGTCGTGGTCCCGTATGTCAGCAGGCACTGTACTCTGACTTTACCTCACGACCCGTGCAATAGCAAAGGTGAACTCACCAGAGCGCAAGTACGCGGCGAGGTCCACGGTTGCATTCGCCGGGAAGAACGGTTTATGGGAGTATCTCATGAAGCAGCCGGCGTCCACGGCACGGCCATCGGAGTTGGGCGGGCACCCGTCGATGTTCCCCACCGCCACCTTGAGGCACTGCGCGCAGCCACCCTCCCCGACCGTCTCCACGCACTGCGCCGCCGCGTACACGCCGCCCCttgcggccgccgcggcgaacCCCGGGACGCGAGGCACGGCCGCCGCGAGGTCGGCCACCAGAGCCCGCGCCGCGTCGGCGAAGCCGCCGACGCCCACGGCGGACCCGTTGCAGAGCTGTGTGTTTCCCGGGAGCGTGGCCTGGTCGAAGAAGGCCGCGCTCTCGTAGCGGATCACGCAGCCGTCGAATATGACACGGGCGCCGTTGGCGGCGCCGCACGAAccgcggaggcgcgcggcggccgtgtcgaAGCAGGCGACGCAGTCTCGGCCCACGACGTACGGGCGGCACTGCGCCATCGCAAacgccggggcggcggcgcgcggctccgCTGCGGTGGCGAAGCCGCCGCCAGCTGAGAGGTTGGCGCGCAGGTCGGCAAATGTGGAGTTGAGGGCGAGGAGGAAGGCGGACGCGGGCGTGGCGTTGTACGTGCTGCAACCCAGGTTGAGCTGCGTGGCCTGCGGGTCCCCAAGGGCGGCCGGGGTCAGCCACGCGGAGGCAACCACCACCAGCGCTAGAGCCGGTAAGAGCATGAAGTGAGCCATGCCGTGCCCCTGCATTGCCACCGGCGGTGGTCGAGGAGGCGAGACGTCGTCTTTGATATGTTTGGTGGAGGAGACGACGCGCATGGGTCCTAGGTATTGGGTTGGATTTGCAAATAGGGAAGTTTGCTGTGGAAGGAGAAGGTGATTGAGGAGATATTTGGTGGTGCAGTGTATTGTTGTCCGTTGTGTCTGATTGGAGAGCGGGTTGCATGAAATAGTTCCATCCTAGTTTTTAGGATAAAATGACTCCATCGTAATTTTCAAAAAAAGGATGGTTCCACTTTAAAATCTTAGGCTCGCTGTCACTGTCACATTCCATGTGGATGGTTGTGTTTCACATCCCAATTTTAACAAATAGAATGGTTCTATTTTAAAATCTTGGGCTCGTTGTCACTGTCACATTCCAAATGGATGGCTATGTTTCACCATTTTTACAGGGTGAGTTTGTTTAGCATCTAGAGGAATTAATATTCTTCTATAAGAGCCAATTTGTCACACCTCATTATCAATTAAACACATGAAAAAATGGGATGGGATTATTCTATCCCTTCACATCGACAACCAAACACTACCTCGCGGTGTTGCCTCTTGTTGGTGTATGTTCTGCAGGCATGGCTACAAATTTTAGAACACCAGGATAATCCtaactgtcggtacatacggacagaggtatctcctgctagggtgtccagacccttagcgcgTCACTGCCGCTCACAGGTAAGGGCGCGATATGCACAGGCTGTGCACATCGCGCCCTTACCTGTGAGTGCCTGTGCACATCGCGCCCTTACCTGTGAGCGGCAGTGAcgcgctaagggtctggacaccctagcagtaggtaccctgtccgtatgtaccgacactaACCCATAATGTCTATAGAAGGTTTTTTTTACTTGCCCACCACCGCGACGCTCCTCAGGAGCGGAATAGGCGGAACtcaaccctagcgccgccaccccctCCTCCCGGTCCCTCACGTCttgccgccgccggagctgcCTGTCGGAAGTccgtgcggcggcggggccgagtCATCCGTTGGGGGGCTGTATCGGCCGGATCTGGGCGGCCCCCTTCCGCCATCGTCTCAGGTCGCTCGGGGCCGCCGACGCCGCTGTGCTGCTCGTCGGGGTTTGCGTGCGCGGAGCGGAGCGCCCACGCGGCCATGGAGGCCTTGTCGTGCGGCACGCAGAGGCGGCCGACCTCCTTGAGGTTGCGGGCTGCGTGGAGGCCACCCGGGGCGCAGCGACGACGACAGTGGAGGCCGCCCGGGGCGCGGCaacggaggaggtggtggccgcACGGGGGCGTGAGGTGGCGCGGTGTGGCACCAGGTGGCGGCCAGGAGTAGCGCGTGGCTGCATGAGGCAGCCACGAGCTGCGCCGCGCGGAGGTAGCTGGCGCACCCGACGACGGCGGTGGCTGCGCGTGGTCCATGGCGGTTGGGCCTGCGAGGACCATGGTGGCGGCTCACAGGCAGCCCGGAGTAGAGGCTACGGTGCCACTGTGCGAGgacggcggaggtggcggcgcgcCCGCGTGCAGACGAGCAGGTGGCGCACGGGCCAGGCGAGACGCCACAGCGGGAGGGCTCTCTGCTTCGCTCGTTCGGATGGTGGGCAAGCACCGGCGAAAGCCATGTCGGATCTGACGGCAAGACGACGGCGACGCCCTTGGGCGCCGTTTACCTCCTTGGAGGCGTTGTCATGGTGCCTTCCCACTCTGGCCAGCTGCAGGGGTGCGTCGGCTACGCTGTGGTGGTGTGGCTGGTGGCAGTTTGCTTCGGTGAATGCCAGTGATTGCATGGTGGCTTGGATGGCAGTAACCAAGCAAGGGTGTCACTGGCACCATGGTGGTGGGACTGGAGGCACCTAGCTGCTTTATGTGCTGCAGGTCGTTGAGCTTGGCTGGAGGCGATGGCTATGAAAGGAAAGCTCGTGTCGATGACCCAATCTGACCGAGCGGATTATTTTTCTAGTGAGCCTCGTGTCGATGTCCCAATCTGACCGGGCGTGGTAGCCCAACGCCGAGCAAGGAGAACACAAGATTATGAGTTGTGTCTCTGGAAGCTTTACGTCCGGGCATGCGGTGCAGCTGGgattccggtggtggcaagacgAAGGTGAAGTCAATGGAGTGGCTCAGAGGTACATtgtccccctccccccccccccgatggCTGCCCGGATCCTCGGAGAGTCCAGCTATGGGAGAGGCGAGGCCCCCGTACGCTTTAAGGTAGTGTGTCCGAGGAGTGGTGTGCGATGGTGGATGTGGCAAGGCCCCCACGCGTCTGAGTTGCTTTGGAGGTCCAGGATCCGGTGCGGTGTTTGGGGTGTAAGGTGCAGCGGTGGTACTTCGATGCGGGGTCCTGCATGAAGGTGGCCTCTTTGGTGTAGTGCGGTGGGTTACTCTTCTAACTTCTGCCAATGGGAGGCCGTGGTTGGGAGATCAACGATCGTGTGTGCGCGACTTGAAGATGTCGGCAGCATGGTGGAGGAGTTGTCATAGCTACATAGCTTGCAGCAGACTGCGGCGGCCAGTCCTGCATGGCAGCGGCTAGTTGGCGGGGTACATCATCGGTGATGACGGCGCTTGTGATGAGGGCTACTTGTCGGCTTTCTCTCGGGTTTTATGGTGGTGCGGTGCTGTGTGGGGTTTTGAGTGGAGTCGAGTTGAGTTATGCAGCCGGGTTGATGTCCCAATCCAACTCGCCGGTGTTATTGTTCTGATTGTCGTTGTACCCAGTCTGGGCGTATtcttctttttaatataataAAGTCGGCAACTCTCCTGCCTGAtttgttttaaaaaaatatatctaTGGAAAGTATGCACACGTTATTAATTGGAGCCGGAACCGAATAGTTTACTCACGCTCTCATTGCAATAAACTGCAACTAATAGGGGTGCCTAAGTCATTTTGCTTCCTCACTGTCCAAAAAAAGTTCAACAATTATATTCTTTTTTTGTGTGTGGTTTGGGGTGGGCGTGGGGGAGCATATTATTGGAGATTGCTTACTTTTTTGTTTTCACGAGACTTTAAAGTTGAAATGTGTATGACTTTTTGAAGAAAAAACCAACGCATGTGGAGCACATAAAAGCAGGTTTGCATCCTCCAAAGGATGGACACCTACTCGCGAGGTAAACTAGTTATTTCTTTTGCAACGATTTTGGACTTTTGTCTAACAGTGGACGTGATCGAACTTAGTGAAACGAGTGGTGTAGTCAATATGGGACAATGGCCGTCGTTTTCCAGTAGTGGTTGATCCTAGTCATGATAGAGAAGCATAAGCACAATATTGAGCATGAATAGGACAACTGCAATGGCACGGCAATCTTGACTTGCAGTCAGTCTAATAGATTCTTCATTGGTCGTGCTTTTAAAACGACGACGACGGAATGGATGGATCCCAGTATCGATAGCGAGACATCAGCGCATTATTGATAGCACAAATGCAACACATAACCGAAATGTCACGGCATCGCCGTGTGTTGACCTCACTCCTACCGGTCTAAGAGGACACGACATGCGTCATACTAGTAACGACAAGAGGCATGAGcacatcattgttgttgctagCTGTGGACTCAATAAAAAACCTAGAAAGCATGTTCTTTTCAGTGCTAGTAAACAAGATGGGACCCGTGAAAGGCCCTTAAATTGGCTGATGACTTGTAGAAACGGTCGTGCAACGGTGAGCCAGCGGACTTGGGAGAGCACTCACACCAACGTTACTTGTGGTAGAAAGATGACCAAGTTGCAGCGAACTAGCACTGGCCGCGTACCGACGACTAGTCCGTGATAATACTGCAATACCGTACGTGTTGCCGTGCCTAGAACGGATGAAGCGAGGTGCAACAGTAGTCATAAAACGTGTCCTTTTTGTTCTTTATCCTCTGCACCCTTGATTCCTCGTCCCGGACAAGACCCAACCCATCGTTTGTCTCTGACAAACTCTAAGCCAGAATGAGGAGCTTGATCAGTGTCGTTGAGGGATAGATTGGATCGAGAGTCAAAAGGTTCAAGGTCCGACGAGCCTGTCTTTTAATCCCCAGGCATGGAAGAATGGTTGAAGAGGTAGGTTGGTCCGACGGTTAGTTGATAGGCAAGGTAACGGAGGGCATTGCTCATCGGGGTGACGAAGGATGGCCAGTGGGTAATGACCGGACCGAGGCCAGGCTCGCTCACGCCCGGCCCAGCAGGAGACGATAGCGACGCGGCACCACCCCGCGAGTAGGAGACGAAATTACCAAACCCCGTGGATAAACAGAGCGTCGACGCGTCGTGGGAGGATATGACGCCTTGACTACTAGGCGCTCGAGGACGAAGCGGCTCCGGTCGAGATCGAGCTGCATGTACCAATAAGGAAATTGTCTTCGAGCATCAGCGTGTGCCTGGCCGCCTGGGTGCGCACGCACCAAACAAAAGGCCCATAGACCCAGGTGCTCGTAAAAGTCTGCTTAAACCACACTGATGCCTAATCCGTTGTGACTTTGACGGAATAATTGTTGTATAGTTGTTGACGTTAAAATTTTGCAAGTATATTTATAGAAGGTGGCGTTTTAAAGAATCCGACGGAGAGTCCTAGGAGAAGCCGACGAAGGATCCTGGAGAAGACAAATGGCGCGTTCCGGTCAATGCCATCAGAAGGTTTAGTCAAAGATGACATAGATCtggtcaaagatgatgaagACCACAGTACCAATCAGACTAGGATGATGATGTCAGCAAAAAATTCTGCAAGAGTCGGATTTTCTTTTAAAAGCTTTGTAAATATAATGATGTTTATTTCTTTTTCGTCAAGTTTTAGCATATTGTAATCAACTAGAAGTATTTAGTTTTAGAGTATAAGGGCAAGTAAATTATTACACGTCAGCGGTCTTATATATTATCTCATGCAGTTTTATGTAGGATTTTGGATGACGTGGAGGAAAGAGAACGAGGTGGTTGCTTCAACCGTTTCATAAGTTAAAATAAAGGACTATATGAGACCGCTTACTCACCGTTGTTCGGGTTCTTGTTGTCATACTACTCATAATATATTTTTTATTCTACAAATTAAGGGATATAGTGCTACTTTGAGATAATAAAAAAGATAACCTATTGTACATATTGCATGTTAAGTCGTATCAAGATGACATATCATTGCATGAGACCGCCTATTAGACGGTTCGAATGTACTTGCCCTAAATAGTTGCAGTCAGGGTCTGTACGAATAATCATCAATTAATATAATTTTTCTCAGCTCATCGACAAAAACCCTAGAAGTAACAGATGCGTTGCTGGTTTAGTGATTAGATTTTATTCTCTTATCAATTACAAGCTAAGTCAAATTGACGGGCACACACCAAACCTCAATAGCAGGACCTGCAGTGGAGATAAGCAGAGCTCCCAGACCTTAGCGTGTCGTGTTCCGCAAGATTTACCGTACGATTTTTACAGCAACAATAGTATAGCAAGGTACtagcaatatatatatatatatatatatatatatatatatagtttgGTAAAAAAACCAAAATGTTTGAAAGTCGAGAATTCGAAAACGTCCAGCTTCCTTCATAAATATACTACATACCTCGATTTCAGACAAGTTGCTTATAAAGTTGTGGAGCACGATCCTGTTTCAAGGACGACAGAAATTATCTGACCCATCTTATTTAGGTTGCATTACTACAGAATATGGATTTAGTAACACCAATTTGTGTTACTATAGGTCAATAAAAATGTTACTGTGTTTCCTAATAACACATCTTGTTAGTATTTCTATTTCTAATGTTACTATAGTCTGGTCTATTAGAACACAAGATATATGTTCTTTTATATGA from Panicum hallii strain FIL2 chromosome 9, PHallii_v3.1, whole genome shotgun sequence includes:
- the LOC112876941 gene encoding cysteine-rich receptor-like protein kinase 2 isoform X2, giving the protein MRVVSSTKHIKDDVSPPRPPPVAMQGHGMAHFMLLPALALVVVASAWLTPAALGDPQATQLNLGCSTYNATPASAFLLALNSTFADLRANLSAGGGFATAAEPRAAAPAFAMAQCRPYVVGRDCVACFDTAAARLRGSCGAANGARVIFDGCVIRYESAAFFDQATLPGNTQLCNGSAVGVGGFADAARALVADLAAAVPRVPGFAAAAARGGVYAAAQCVETVGEGGCAQCLKVAVGNIDGCPPNSDGRAVDAGCFMRYSHKPFFPANATVDLAAYLRSGKKSSRKGAIIAGIMGGVAFLIFIGLLTFLLIRWSRNLRPRRDILGATELQGPTSFYYHDLKAATNNFNEKSKLGEGGFGDVYKGLLKNGKTVAVKRLIVMDTSRAKADFESEVKLISNVHHRNLVRLLGCSRKASEFLLVYEYMANGSLDKFLFGERRGTLNWKQRFNIIVGMARGLAYLHQEFHVCIIHRDIKSSNVLLDDDFQPKIADFGLARLLPDDHSHLSTKFAGTLGYTAPEYAIHGQLSEKVDTYSFGVVVLEILSGRKSNDTKLDPETQYLLEWVWKLYESDNLLALVDESLDPEEYKPDEVKRIMEIALLCTQSAVAARPMMSEVVVLLLTRNDPELQPTRPTFIDATSRVRGETSTSSSSSASKATVSVSQVSGRWTNNGCTMLTDVPRSSLMDSIIFWMWPRQTSRKVSCVARASIPRTRRVTPL
- the LOC112876941 gene encoding cysteine-rich receptor-like protein kinase 2 isoform X3 — encoded protein: MRVVSSTKHIKDDVSPPRPPPVAMQGHGMAHFMLLPALALVVVASAWLTPAALGDPQATQLNLGCSTYNATPASAFLLALNSTFADLRANLSAGGGFATAAEPRAAAPAFAMAQCRPYVVGRDCVACFDTAAARLRGSCGAANGARVIFDGCVIRYESAAFFDQATLPGNTQLCNGSAVGVGGFADAARALVADLAAAVPRVPGFAAAAARGGVYAAAQCVETVGEGGCAQCLKVAVGNIDGCPPNSDGRAVDAGCFMRYSHKPFFPANATVDLAAYLRSGKKSSRKGAIIAGIMGGVAFLIFIGLLTFLLIRWSRNLRPRRGDILGATELQGPTSFYYHDLKAATNNFNEKSKLGEGGFGDVYKGLLKNGKTVAVKRLIVMDTSRAKADFESEVKLISNVHHRNLVRLLGCSRKASEFLLVYEYMANGSLDKFLFGERRGTLNWKQRFNIIVGMARGLAYLHQEFHVCIIHRDIKSSNVLLDDDFQPKIADFGLARLLPDDHSHLSTKFAGTLGYTAPEYAIHGQLSEKVDTYSFGVVVLEILSGRKSNDTKLDPETQYLLEWVWKLYESDNLLALVDESLDPEEYKPDEVKRIMEIALLCTQSAVAARPMMSEVVVLLLTRNDPELQPTRPTFIDATSRVRGETSTSSSSSASKATVSVSQVSGRGPTAGKSPEHVLLMQVFAYRGFAKVRESES
- the LOC112876941 gene encoding cold-responsive protein kinase 1-like isoform X4 — encoded protein: MRVVSSTKHIKDDVSPPRPPPVAMQGHGMAHFMLLPALALVVVASAWLTPAALGDPQATQLNLGCSTYNATPASAFLLALNSTFADLRANLSAGGGFATAAEPRAAAPAFAMAQCRPYVVGRDCVACFDTAAARLRGSCGAANGARVIFDGCVIRYESAAFFDQATLPGNTQLCNGSAVGVGGFADAARALVADLAAAVPRVPGFAAAAARGGVYAAAQCVETVGEGGCAQCLKVAVGNIDGCPPNSDGRAVDAGCFMRYSHKPFFPANATVDLAAYLRSGKKSSRKGAIIAGIMGGVAFLIFIGLLTFLLIRWSRNLRPRRGDILGATELQGPTSFYYHDLKAATNNFNEKSKLGEGGFGDVYKGLLKNGKTVAVKRLIVMDTSRAKADFESEVKLISNVHHRNLVRLLGCSRKASEFLLVYEYMANGSLDKFLFGERRGTLNWKQRFNIIVGMARGLAYLHQEFHVCIIHRDIKSSNVLLDDDFQPKIADFGLARLLPDDHSHLSTKFAGTLGYTAPEYAIHGQLSEKVDTYSFGVVVLEILSGRKSNDTKLDPETQYLLEWVWKLYESDNLLALVDESLDPEEYKPDEVKRIMEIALLCTQSAVAARPMMSEVVVLLLTRNDPELQPTRPTFIDATSRVRGETSTSSSSSASKATVSVSQVSGRGFAKVRESES
- the LOC112876941 gene encoding cysteine-rich receptor-like protein kinase 2 isoform X1, which codes for MRVVSSTKHIKDDVSPPRPPPVAMQGHGMAHFMLLPALALVVVASAWLTPAALGDPQATQLNLGCSTYNATPASAFLLALNSTFADLRANLSAGGGFATAAEPRAAAPAFAMAQCRPYVVGRDCVACFDTAAARLRGSCGAANGARVIFDGCVIRYESAAFFDQATLPGNTQLCNGSAVGVGGFADAARALVADLAAAVPRVPGFAAAAARGGVYAAAQCVETVGEGGCAQCLKVAVGNIDGCPPNSDGRAVDAGCFMRYSHKPFFPANATVDLAAYLRSGKKSSRKGAIIAGIMGGVAFLIFIGLLTFLLIRWSRNLRPRRGDILGATELQGPTSFYYHDLKAATNNFNEKSKLGEGGFGDVYKGLLKNGKTVAVKRLIVMDTSRAKADFESEVKLISNVHHRNLVRLLGCSRKASEFLLVYEYMANGSLDKFLFGERRGTLNWKQRFNIIVGMARGLAYLHQEFHVCIIHRDIKSSNVLLDDDFQPKIADFGLARLLPDDHSHLSTKFAGTLGYTAPEYAIHGQLSEKVDTYSFGVVVLEILSGRKSNDTKLDPETQYLLEWVWKLYESDNLLALVDESLDPEEYKPDEVKRIMEIALLCTQSAVAARPMMSEVVVLLLTRNDPELQPTRPTFIDATSRVRGETSTSSSSSASKATVSVSQVSGRWTNNGCTMLTDVPRSSLMDSIIFWMWPRQTSRKVSCVARASIPRTRRVTPL